In Hymenobacter volaticus, the genomic window GTTGGCCTTGGGCAGCCATGGTCAGGATGGTAGCCACAATGGGCCCTGTGCATGAAAACGACACCAAAACCAGTGTGAGAGCCATAAAGAATACGCCCCCCCAGCCACCCTTGTCGGCCTGCGCGTCAATTTTATTGACCATGCCGTGAGGTAGCGTAATCTCGAACAGGCCCAGAAAGGACAAGCCAAATGCTACGAATACAACAAAGAAAATCAAGTTGGGCAGCCAATGCGTGCTAATCAGGTTGAGCCCGTCGGCCCCCAAGAGCACCGTGACCAGCAGCCCGACCACCACATAAATGAATATGATAGACAACCCGTATACCGTGGCCTTAAGAATACCGCGCGGCCGACTATCAGAGCCGCTTGTAAAAAACGACACGGTCATCGGAATCAGCGGAAACACACACGGGGTGATAAGAGCACCAAGACCAAAAAGAAAAGCGCCAAAAGCAAAAGCCAACAGGCCGTCCTTACCAGGATCCGCGTCCTGCGTTACGGTCGGGGTCGGCACGGTGGGTGCCACAGTGGCTTGATCGGATGCTGGTTCGGTGCCTAGAGTGGTAGCGGGAGGCGTGGTAACAGCGGCCGAAGCTGTGGTAGCGCTATCATTGGAGCTAGGAACTACTGCGGAAGTAGGTGGTGCCCCGGGTGCTACTACGGCGCCTGTAGGGGCGCCAGCTTGGGGCGTTTTACTTGGGGTTGTAGCTGGGGCCGCAGTACCCGATACAGTCAGTGGGCCAAATTTTAGGGTTTCTTCACCTGGAATACAACGGCCGTCGATATCGGTGCAGGTTTGATACTCCACGGCGGCTTGTACTGTGAGTGCCCCCGGTTGCAGCACTCGAATCCGCTGCCGGATCTGGCCAGTTTTCTCGAAATAAGTGATGTCGCCTTTAAAGACATCATCGAATTTCTTTTTCGAGTTAATGGACTTCGGCTTTCCGACCAGCTCGTATGCTGGACTTTTGGTGAAAGTAAAGGTGAAAGCAGTAGGACCTAAATCGGGGTCGAAGTCGGTGGCGTACAGGTGCCATTTGTCGTCGATGGTGGCATTGACGATGAGGTCTATTTCCTCACCTACCTTGGCCGCGGGCTGACTGAGCGCGGAAGAGAGCTTGGTGGGTGTTAGCACCTGCGCGGCTGCTCCTAACGCTGCTGACAGCACCAGGAGCAAAGCGAGAAATACGGTTTTAGAGCGAAGCATCAGGTAGGGGAAAGCGACAAAAACATTCTAACCACAAAGGTCGGCAGAAAGGGAACACTTGTACTGCATTAGCGGTTTCCTTTAATTTTCACGGCAAGATAGATTGCGCAACCTAGTTCTGAATGGAGCTCCGCCGAACCGCTTGGCGGGAATCCCGTACTTTTGTAATTACATAGGAAGCCAGGCCGGTCGAGCCATGCTTCCGTATCTATGGCTTTAAATATATTTCTTACCGTTCTACTGGTCTTGTTGAACGGGTTTTTTGTGGCGGCAGAGTTTGCCTTCGTGAAGGTCCGCCCTTCCCAAATAGACATCAAGGCGCAAGGCGGCAACCGGCTCGCGAAGCTCGTGCAGAGCATGCTGCATGATCTAAATTACTACCTATCGGCTACCCAGTTAGGGATTACCGTTGCCTCACTGGCTTTGGGTTGGGTAGGCGAAAGTGTGGTGGCAGAAGTGGTGCTAGCTATCATCGATCAGCTTGGGGTCACACTATCGCCAGCAACGGTGCATAAGATTGCTATTGCTACTTCGTTCACGCTCATCACAATTATGCACATTGTGTTAGGTGAGCAGGCGCCGAAAGTGTTGGCTATTCAGAAGCCGGAAAACACCAGCATTGCCATTGCAGCCCCGCTGTGGGCATTTGCCAAGATCACCCTTCCCCTCATCTGGCTGCTCG contains:
- a CDS encoding cytochrome c biogenesis protein CcdA, producing MLRSKTVFLALLLVLSAALGAAAQVLTPTKLSSALSQPAAKVGEEIDLIVNATIDDKWHLYATDFDPDLGPTAFTFTFTKSPAYELVGKPKSINSKKKFDDVFKGDITYFEKTGQIRQRIRVLQPGALTVQAAVEYQTCTDIDGRCIPGEETLKFGPLTVSGTAAPATTPSKTPQAGAPTGAVVAPGAPPTSAVVPSSNDSATTASAAVTTPPATTLGTEPASDQATVAPTVPTPTVTQDADPGKDGLLAFAFGAFLFGLGALITPCVFPLIPMTVSFFTSGSDSRPRGILKATVYGLSIIFIYVVVGLLVTVLLGADGLNLISTHWLPNLIFFVVFVAFGLSFLGLFEITLPHGMVNKIDAQADKGGWGGVFFMALTLVLVSFSCTGPIVATILTMAAQGQRLTPIIGMLGFSLAFALPFTLFAIFPAWLKSLPRSGGWLNTVKVVLGFVELMLALKFLSMADLAYHWNLLPRDIYLVLWIALSGLLGFYLLGRFKLSHDSDLPHLSVGRLLMAVLAFSFMTYLIPGLFGAPLPLLAGYLPPQTSRDFTLAATGLPTTAAVAAPNTLCETPRYAEFLELPHGLQGYFDLEQAKRCARAQNKPIFIDFTGHACVNCRKMEATVWSNPQVLKRLREDYVVVALYVDDKADLPTTEHYTSKHDGKLKTTLGKKNADLQLTGFNVNAQPFYVLLDPNAPADLQHTLATPIAYEPDAEAFVRFLDAGLASYRQQAQPVATR